In Desulfosudis oleivorans Hxd3, the DNA window CCATGTGAAAATCATGATACGCGTCGTAGAAGCCGGTGGCCGGCATCTCGGGCAGCAGTTTGCGGGCTCCCTTGGGGTGGCATTCGCCGCAGGTCATGGGGCCGGTTGCCTCTCCCTTTTTCACAAGGCCTTTGTGGCAGTCCATGCAGGCCTTGTGCCAGGCGTCCATGGTGGCCCTGGCCGACGCATCCCCCGGCATTTCAATAAAGGTAAACCCGTCCGCCGTGTGGCACACGGTGCAGTCCTGTCCCGAGGGGGCCGCGGTGTGGGTGTCGTGGTAAAAACGCACCACCGGGCGCTCCAGGGGCGCAAACGGCTGCATCGCGTCAATCTGGAGAATGCTTACATCTTCGGCCGCATCGGCACCTGTTGAAAGTCCATAAAGGCCGCCCAGGCAGACACATGCCACCACCACCATCACGCTCAGCATCAATACACGGTTTTTCTTTTTCATCATTACCGGCACCTTTAAAACCAAAATTAATTTTTTAAAAAATATTGCGATATCCTTGTTCTGGAAACTAACCTTTTCATTCAAAGTTATGAGCAGTAGACCAAAACCGGAGCCGTGTCAACCATATTCATTAGGCGCCGGCCAAAAAATAAAAAATCGGGGAAAAAAATATGGACATACCTGTTTTTCAGGTGATATAGAAAACGATTTGGCATGGATTTTATCCTGCCTGTACTCACTCGTTATTATCAGGATGCATTTTTAAGGAGACGGCATGGGGCTGAAATTAGCAGGCTTTGAAGGCAGCGGCACCTTTGCAAAGGGTGTCCACCCGCCGGGCCATAAAAACTTTTCACAGGATGTGCCGATTGAGGTGGTGCCGACCCCGGCAAAGGTTGTGGTGCCGCTGATGCAGAACATCGGCGCGCCCAGCGAATGCGTGGTCAAGGCCAAGCAGGACGTGACGTTCGGTGAGATGATCGCCAAGGCCACCGGGTTTGTGTCGGTGCCGATTCATTCGCCCATCAACGGCAAGGTACAAAAAGTATTAAACGTGACCCTTCCCAACGGACGCCATGTGCCGGCAGTGCCCATCAAGGCCGACGGCGACCAGCTGGAAGGCGCGGCCCTGATGGAAGAGATTCTGGGCGGGGACTGGCCCAAAGACGCGGCGGACAAGCATGACCCCAAGGCCATTTCCGAGGCCATTTCCGCGGCGGGCATCGTGGGGCTCGGCGGTGCCGCCTTTCCCACCCATGTAAAAATCATGCCCAACGACAAGCGGCCCGTGGACGCCCTGCTGATCAACGGCTGCGAATGCGAACCCTTTCTGACACCGGACTACCGGATCATGGTGGAAGCAGCGGACGCCGTGATATGCGGCGCGCTGCTGGCCGGCCGGGCCGTGGGCGCAAAACAGATTGTGGTGGGCATCGAGGCCAACAAGCCCAAGGCCGTGGAGGCCATGACCCGGGCGGCCCAGGGAACCGCCGTAAAGATCGCGGTGCTGAAAACCAAGTATCCCCAGGGCAGTGAAAAACACCTGATCATGGCGGTGATGAAACGAAAAGTACCGCCCGGAAAGCTGCCCCTGGAAGTGGGAGCCGCGGTCAGCAACGTGGGCACGGTGGTGGCCGTGGCCCGGGCCGTGCTCCGGAAAAAGCCCCTGACCCACCGGGTGGTGTGCGTCACCGGCGGCGGCATCGTGCAGCCCAAGAACCTGCTGGTGCCTATCGGCATCAGCTACGGTGAACTGATTGAGTTCTGCGGCGGACTGAGGCCCGAAGCGGCCCGCATCGTCTCCGGCGGCCCCATGATGGGGTTTGCCTTTACCGACATGGAGATGCCGGTCACCAAGGGCGCCAGCGGCGTGACCGTGCTGACCCGGGATGATGTGAAAAAAGCCGAAGAGACCGCCTGTGTCCGTTGCGGCCGGTGCGTGGATGTGTGTCCCCTGAACCTGGTGCCCAGCAAGTTGGCCGTCGCCAGCCGGAATAAGAACCTGGAAGTGGCGGAGCGATACAATATCTTTACCTGCCTGGAGTGCGGCTGCTGCGCCTACACCTGTCCGGCCAGCCTCCCCCTGGTCCAGCTGATCCGTATGGGCAAGGCGGCTATCATGGCCACCAGGAAAAAATAACATCATCACCAGACAAAGATAGAGCAGGTTATGAACGAAAACGCAGACAAGAAAGCAGAAGCCCGGGAGACCACGGCGGGCCCGGTCCTTCAGACGGCCCCGTCTCCCCATCTGTCCAACGAGTCTTTCACCACCCGGCGCATGATGGCCGATGTGCTTATCGCCCTGATTCCGGTGGTGGGCATGGCGGTTTATGTCTTCGGCATGTTTGCCGTCAAGCAGCTCGTTATCTGCCTGGTCAGCTGCCTGGCGGCGGAGGCGATCTTCACCCGCATGCGCAAGCGGCCCATTCCCCTGGGAGACGGGTCGGCGGCCATCACCGGCGTGATTCTGGCCCTGTCCCTGCCCGGACCGGCGCCCTGGTATGTCGGGGTGATCGCGTCTTTTGTGGCCATCGGCATCGGAAAGGTTATTTTCGGGGGCCTGGGCATGAACATTTTTAACCCGGCCATGGTGGGCCGGGCCTTTGTCATGATCGCCTTTGCCGGCGCCATGGCCGCCTCCGGTTACATGACCGCCGGTGGAGCAGTGGACGCCGTATCCCAGGCCACGCCCCTGACCCTGTTTCAGCAGGAAGGGGTGGTGACCCCGCTGTTTAAGCTGTTTATCGGCACCACCAACGGCTCTTTGGGGGAGGGCAGCGCCCTGGCCTGCCTGATCGGCGGCGCCTACCTGTGCATTCGCCGCACCGCCTCCTGGGAGATTCCGGCCGGCGTGATCCTGGCCGTGGTGGTGTGCGCGGTGCTGGTCAGCCTGGCCAACCCCGATTCTGAATGGACTGTTCTGCACCACCTGTTCGGCGGGGCCCTGCTGTTTGGGGCCTTCTATATTGCCACCGACCCGGTGACCAGCCCGCTGACATCCGGCGGCAAGTTTGTCTTCGGCCTGGGGGTCGGCGCCATCATCATGCTGCTGCGGATTTTCAGCGGCTATCCCGAGGGCGTCATGTTTGCGGTACTGCTGATGAACGCCATGACCCCGCTGATCAACCGGTGGATGATTCCCAAGCCTTTTGGAACGGTCAAGGTCGAAGAAGCGGCCTGAAAAATCATAACGTGTCGTTAAACGTAACGCAGGAACAAAAATCTATGAAAAACAATTACATTGTTCAGGCATGGCTGGTGCTGCTGCTGGCGGTTTTTTACGGCGGGGCACTGGCTGGTGTTC includes these proteins:
- a CDS encoding cytochrome c3 family protein, whose translation is MMKKKNRVLMLSVMVVVACVCLGGLYGLSTGADAAEDVSILQIDAMQPFAPLERPVVRFYHDTHTAAPSGQDCTVCHTADGFTFIEMPGDASARATMDAWHKACMDCHKGLVKKGEATGPMTCGECHPKGARKLLPEMPATGFYDAYHDFHMDALSGGCELCHHDYDPATGELYYAEGMETACIECHGDTADGDTPSVKDASHLSCIKCHLDMAVGPVACGECHQ
- the rsxC gene encoding electron transport complex subunit RsxC — translated: MGLKLAGFEGSGTFAKGVHPPGHKNFSQDVPIEVVPTPAKVVVPLMQNIGAPSECVVKAKQDVTFGEMIAKATGFVSVPIHSPINGKVQKVLNVTLPNGRHVPAVPIKADGDQLEGAALMEEILGGDWPKDAADKHDPKAISEAISAAGIVGLGGAAFPTHVKIMPNDKRPVDALLINGCECEPFLTPDYRIMVEAADAVICGALLAGRAVGAKQIVVGIEANKPKAVEAMTRAAQGTAVKIAVLKTKYPQGSEKHLIMAVMKRKVPPGKLPLEVGAAVSNVGTVVAVARAVLRKKPLTHRVVCVTGGGIVQPKNLLVPIGISYGELIEFCGGLRPEAARIVSGGPMMGFAFTDMEMPVTKGASGVTVLTRDDVKKAEETACVRCGRCVDVCPLNLVPSKLAVASRNKNLEVAERYNIFTCLECGCCAYTCPASLPLVQLIRMGKAAIMATRKK
- a CDS encoding RnfABCDGE type electron transport complex subunit D, whose translation is MNENADKKAEARETTAGPVLQTAPSPHLSNESFTTRRMMADVLIALIPVVGMAVYVFGMFAVKQLVICLVSCLAAEAIFTRMRKRPIPLGDGSAAITGVILALSLPGPAPWYVGVIASFVAIGIGKVIFGGLGMNIFNPAMVGRAFVMIAFAGAMAASGYMTAGGAVDAVSQATPLTLFQQEGVVTPLFKLFIGTTNGSLGEGSALACLIGGAYLCIRRTASWEIPAGVILAVVVCAVLVSLANPDSEWTVLHHLFGGALLFGAFYIATDPVTSPLTSGGKFVFGLGVGAIIMLLRIFSGYPEGVMFAVLLMNAMTPLINRWMIPKPFGTVKVEEAA